GGGGGCCGTACAGCCCGCGAGCGCGAGCGTGCCGCCGAGACCGGACGCCTTCACGAAGTCGCGACGCGAGATACCTGAACCGGGTGCACCGATGCGTTCACTCATTACAGGTGGACGTAGACGAGCCACCCATAAACCCCCAGAGGGGCGTTCTCGCGCCGGTAGAACCGTTCCCAGAAACTGAGAATGGCCCGGCCGTTTAGTAATCCGCTCTCTCGAACGCTTCGGCACTAACCGGTCGATATCCCCGACGGACTCGTATGCCACGAGTCGGTGACATTAAAAGCGGGGACTGTCGACTTTCAGACAAGGATGGTCCGGAACCCGTTCGGTGACGACGACTCACCCGAGTTAACGACAGTTCTCGACGCCTTGGACGACGAGGACTGTCGCGACATCGTCAGCGTCCTCGACGAACCGATGACGGCGAGCGAGATATCCGACGAGAGCGGCGTCCCCCTCTCGACGACCTATCGGAAGCTAGAACTGCTCACCGAGTCCTCGCTGCTCTACGAGGGCGTGGAGGTCCGCCCGGACGGCCAACACGCCAGTCGCTACGACATCGACTTCGAGGAAGTCGTCATCCTCCTCGACGAGAACAACGCCTTCGACGTCGAGATCGCCCACCGGGCGCGGACCCCGGACCAGCGCCTCGAGAACATCTGGTCGGAGGTCCGAAAGGAGACGTAACCATGCCACACATCCCAAGCTCGCAAATCGGCGTCGTCGTCGCACAGACCCTCATCCTCGTCATCGGCGGTCTCATCACGTACTACTCGTACAAGGCCTACAGCAGGACCGGCTCGCCGGAACACAAGTGGCTCACCGCCGGGTTCGGCATCGTCACGCTCGGCGCGGTGCTCGGCGGCGTCCTCGACCTCGGCGTCGAGCGATACACGGCCGGCGACCTCATCTACACGAGCGTCTTCGTCTCCAGTTCCCTGACCGCCATCGGTCTCGGCATCATCCTCTACTCGCTGTACGTCCGCTGAACGCGGACCGTCTTCCCGTCTCGATCTCCCGTTTTGTCGGTTCCGAATCGGTTTCGAGCCGCCGGTCCACGTCGGGTCGATCACGGTTCGGTATCTCGGTATGACGTTTATCGACGCGCCGCTGTCGTCCCCGTTGCTCGGCGGCGACAGCGCCGGCGAGGCGGAGAGGGCCGTCTCCGCGCGGCGAGCCGCGACGCGGGCGCATGGAAAGCGATTTAGCCGGCCGGGGGCCACCACCACCTAATGAGCCTGTCCGACGCTGACCGCGATATCGTGGTCGAGGAGATCGGTCGGGAGCCGACGCGAGCGGAGGCCGCTCTCTTCGAGAACCTCTGGAGCGAGCACTGCGCCTATCGCTCCTCGCGGCCGCTGCTCTCGGCGTTCGACTCCGACGGAGACCAGGTCGTCATCGGCCCCGGCGACGACGCCGCCGTCGTCTCGCTCCCGAGCCACGACGGCGAGGAGATGTACATCACGATGGGCGTCGAGTCCCACAACCACCCCTCTTACGTCGACCCCTTCGACGGGGCAGCCACCGGCGTCGGCGGCATCGTCCGCGACACCCTCTCGATGGGAGCCTACCCCATCGCGCTCGCGGACTCGCTGTACTTCGGCGACTTCGAGCGCGAGCACTCCCGCTATCTCTTCGAGGGCGTCGTCGAGGGCATCTCGCACTACGGCAACTGCATCGGCGTCCCGACGGTCACGGGGTCGGTCGCGTTCCACGACCGCTACGAGGGGAACCCGCTCGTCAACGTCTCCTGTATCGGCCTGCTGGAACCCGATCGGACCATCACCGCCGAGGCACAGGAGCCGGGCAACAAGCTCGTCCTCGTCGGCAACTCGACCGGGCGCGACGGCCTCGGCGGAGCCTCCTTCGCCAGCGAGGACCTCGCCGAAGACGCGGAGACCGAGGACCGCCCCGCGGTGCAGGTCGGCGACCCCTACACGGAGAAACTCCTCATCGAGTGCAACGAGGCCCTGCTGGACGAGGAACTCGTCGAGTCGGCCCGCGACCTCGGCGCGGCGGGGCTGGGCGGTGCCTCCTCCGAACTCGTCGCCAAAGGCGGGCTCGGCGCGCGCATCGAACTCGATCGCGTCCACGAGCGCGAACCGAACATGAACGCGATGGAGTACCTGCTGGCCGAGAGCCAGGAGCGGATGGTCTACGAGGTCGCACCCGAGAACGTCGACCGCGTCGCCGAACTCGCCGAGCGCTACGACCTCGGCTGCTCCGTCATCGGCGAACTCACCGAGGCGGGGACCAACTACATCTGCACGTTCGACGGCGAGATCGTCGTCGACGTGGACGCCGAGTTCCTCGGCGACGGCGCGCCGATGAACGACCTGCCCGCCGAGGACCCGCCCGAACGGGAGCGGGACCTGCCGACGGTCGATCTCGAAGAGGCCTTCGAGCGCATCGTCGCCAGCCCCAACACCGCCTCGAAGCGGTGGGTCTACCGCCAGTACGACCACGAGGTGCAGGTCCGGACGAGCGTCCTGCCCGGCGACGACGCCTCCCTGCTCGCGATACGGGAGGCGGGCACGGGACTGGCCTTCTCCGCGGGCGCGGACCCCAACTGGACCGACGCCGCGCCCTACGAGGGCGCGCGGGCCGTCGCCCTTGAGAACGCCACCAACGTCGCGGCGAAGGGGGCGCTCCCCCACGCCGCCGTCGACTGCCTGAACGGCGGCAACCCCGAGAAGCCCGACGTCTACGGCGGCTTCAAGGGGATCGTGGACGGGCTGGCCGACATGTGCACCGAACTCGACGTGCCCGTCGTCGGCGGCAACGTCTCGCTGTACAACGACTCGAACGCGGGTCCCATCCCGCCGACGCCGACGCTCGCGCTGGTCGGCGTCAAGGAGGGCTACGACGCGCCGCCGGCGAAGCTCTCCGGCGAAGGGACGCTCGTC
The DNA window shown above is from Haloarcula limicola and carries:
- a CDS encoding winged helix-turn-helix domain-containing protein: MVRNPFGDDDSPELTTVLDALDDEDCRDIVSVLDEPMTASEISDESGVPLSTTYRKLELLTESSLLYEGVEVRPDGQHASRYDIDFEEVVILLDENNAFDVEIAHRARTPDQRLENIWSEVRKET
- a CDS encoding DUF7521 family protein, yielding MPHIPSSQIGVVVAQTLILVIGGLITYYSYKAYSRTGSPEHKWLTAGFGIVTLGAVLGGVLDLGVERYTAGDLIYTSVFVSSSLTAIGLGIILYSLYVR
- the purL gene encoding phosphoribosylformylglycinamidine synthase subunit PurL, translating into MSLSDADRDIVVEEIGREPTRAEAALFENLWSEHCAYRSSRPLLSAFDSDGDQVVIGPGDDAAVVSLPSHDGEEMYITMGVESHNHPSYVDPFDGAATGVGGIVRDTLSMGAYPIALADSLYFGDFEREHSRYLFEGVVEGISHYGNCIGVPTVTGSVAFHDRYEGNPLVNVSCIGLLEPDRTITAEAQEPGNKLVLVGNSTGRDGLGGASFASEDLAEDAETEDRPAVQVGDPYTEKLLIECNEALLDEELVESARDLGAAGLGGASSELVAKGGLGARIELDRVHEREPNMNAMEYLLAESQERMVYEVAPENVDRVAELAERYDLGCSVIGELTEAGTNYICTFDGEIVVDVDAEFLGDGAPMNDLPAEDPPERERDLPTVDLEEAFERIVASPNTASKRWVYRQYDHEVQVRTSVLPGDDASLLAIREAGTGLAFSAGADPNWTDAAPYEGARAVALENATNVAAKGALPHAAVDCLNGGNPEKPDVYGGFKGIVDGLADMCTELDVPVVGGNVSLYNDSNAGPIPPTPTLALVGVKEGYDAPPAKLSGEGTLVVVGDRALEGEADPCLGGSEYTAQFGGTDAFPKLPADPASLIETIADVADADHVLASHDVSHGGLAVALAEMVHEDAGADVEIETVDRGTRKRLFFNEQPGRVVFETTDPDALYETFDGVAPVTELGEANGSNHLDITVNDDTLRYDAEEIAALRSTITDELA